A region from the Acetivibrio cellulolyticus CD2 genome encodes:
- a CDS encoding NAD-dependent epimerase/dehydratase family protein, producing the protein MKAIVTGGCGFIGSHIVDRLLLEGHNVTVIDNFITGRPENLEHQKGNPDLKIVEADITD; encoded by the coding sequence ATGAAGGCGATTGTGACAGGTGGTTGTGGTTTTATAGGATCACATATAGTGGACAGGCTTCTTTTGGAAGGGCATAATGTGACAGTTATAGATAACTTTATAACTGGTAGACCTGAAAACCTTGAACACCAAAAAGGAAATCCTGATTTGAAGATAGTTGAAGCGGATATAACTGATG
- a CDS encoding IS1634 family transposase — MKLYYDKHAKDPIYYAQQGFRNGKKTTTKNVAKIGKHSDLLKITSDPLSYAKKQIQKYNDELKNNKVSMEVVIDFDEKIKSSNDLVSSSNRVNMGYFILQKIYHDLKINTFFKKVISDSKITFDPDQVNRFLTYARILEPDSKLGTYDHLCRYYEQPTFEYVHMLRTMDILAQHYDEYISHLFKHSNNIVPRDTSVCYFDCSNYYFEIECDDEDYVDEVTGEILKGLRKYGPSKEHKPNPIVEMGLFMDSRGIPISMCINSGSDNEQTCAVPLEKKMTQMLDGKKFIYCADAGLGSLNIRKFNSMGGRSFIVTQSIKKLSDTLKKAVFNDCSYKLLSNDRPVTIEEMKLFDKNDKGNLDLYNDSVYKIVKADKAVDLGLYEEKVLKNGKTKKVKSKGIVKQNLIITFSRKMMEYQRYIRNKQIERAKKILKSNDPECIKKGPHDVTRFIKRNSISKSGDKVIDSYYIDQSVIDEEEKYDGYYAIATNLDEDVKTIIEISSKRYKIEDCFRVMKTNFSARPVHHRNRERIIAHFMVCYTALLIYRLLEVKLDDYGTHFTTENIIETLKNMEVINVQDMYYQSIYNGSQVCTALNAVFELGLVKKYYQPKELNKKIKNILT, encoded by the coding sequence ATGAAACTATATTATGACAAACATGCAAAAGATCCCATTTACTACGCCCAACAAGGATTTCGAAATGGGAAAAAAACAACTACAAAAAATGTTGCAAAAATTGGGAAACATTCTGATCTCTTGAAGATTACAAGTGATCCTTTGTCCTATGCAAAAAAACAGATTCAGAAGTATAATGATGAACTGAAGAATAACAAGGTCTCAATGGAGGTGGTTATAGATTTTGATGAAAAGATTAAATCAAGCAATGACCTTGTATCTTCAAGTAATCGGGTAAATATGGGGTATTTTATTCTGCAGAAGATATACCATGATCTTAAAATAAACACATTTTTTAAAAAGGTTATTTCCGATTCAAAGATTACATTTGATCCAGACCAGGTTAACCGATTTTTGACCTATGCAAGAATTCTCGAACCAGATTCAAAGCTTGGTACATATGACCATCTTTGCAGATACTATGAACAACCCACATTTGAATATGTACATATGCTACGTACAATGGATATCCTTGCGCAGCATTATGATGAATATATCTCCCACTTATTTAAGCATAGCAATAATATTGTTCCTCGTGACACTTCCGTATGTTACTTTGACTGTTCTAATTACTATTTTGAAATTGAATGTGATGATGAAGACTATGTTGACGAGGTGACAGGTGAGATTCTCAAAGGCTTACGGAAATACGGTCCGTCAAAGGAGCACAAACCTAATCCTATAGTAGAAATGGGATTGTTCATGGATTCACGTGGCATCCCGATTTCAATGTGTATTAATTCTGGTTCGGACAATGAACAAACATGTGCTGTCCCTCTTGAAAAGAAAATGACTCAGATGTTGGATGGTAAAAAATTTATTTACTGTGCTGACGCAGGTCTGGGCTCACTAAACATTCGCAAATTCAATTCCATGGGAGGAAGATCCTTCATAGTGACCCAGTCCATTAAAAAGTTGTCAGACACGCTCAAAAAGGCTGTTTTTAATGATTGCAGCTACAAACTTCTGTCAAATGATAGACCTGTCACAATTGAGGAAATGAAGCTTTTCGATAAAAACGATAAAGGAAATCTTGATCTTTACAATGACAGTGTTTATAAGATTGTTAAGGCTGACAAGGCTGTAGATCTTGGATTGTATGAAGAAAAAGTCTTGAAAAATGGTAAGACAAAAAAAGTTAAATCCAAAGGCATTGTAAAACAGAATCTTATCATAACTTTTTCAAGAAAAATGATGGAATATCAAAGATACATTAGAAACAAACAGATTGAAAGGGCAAAAAAGATTCTAAAAAGCAACGATCCTGAATGCATAAAAAAAGGTCCCCACGATGTTACGCGTTTTATAAAAAGAAATTCAATATCAAAATCTGGGGATAAAGTGATAGACTCTTACTACATTGATCAAAGTGTAATTGATGAAGAAGAAAAATATGATGGTTATTATGCCATAGCCACAAATTTAGATGAGGATGTTAAAACAATCATCGAAATAAGTTCCAAAAGGTACAAGATCGAGGATTGTTTCAGAGTAATGAAAACAAACTTCTCAGCTCGTCCAGTTCACCACCGCAACAGAGAGCGAATAATCGCTCACTTTATGGTATGTTATACTGCACTCCTTATATATCGACTTCTTGAGGTTAAACTCGATGATTATGGGACACATTTCACCACAGAAAACATAATTGAAACGCTAAAGAATATGGAGGTAATAAACGTACAAGACATGTACTATCAATCAATATACAATGGTTCCCAGGTATGTACAGCATTAAATGCTGTGTTTGAGCTTGGTTTAGTTAAAAAATATTACCAACCTAAAGAACTCAATAAAAAGATCAAAAATATTTTAACATAG
- a CDS encoding glycosyltransferase, with protein IILYYNKEDLYEKVDYYLANPEKRQEIIDNGKKKIFQNLTYEALLSRVISEVADKIEKQM; from the coding sequence AAATTATATTGTATTACAATAAAGAAGATTTATATGAAAAAGTTGACTATTATCTTGCAAATCCAGAAAAGAGGCAGGAAATTATAGATAATGGGAAGAAAAAAATATTTCAAAATCTAACTTATGAGGCTTTATTAAGTAGGGTAATTAGCGAAGTTGCCGACAAGATTGAGAAGCAGATGTAG